In Labrus mixtus chromosome 3, fLabMix1.1, whole genome shotgun sequence, a single window of DNA contains:
- the LOC132972104 gene encoding golgin subfamily A member 6-like protein 22, with translation MASKQPSQLHSEMEKVRNLWKLSEGERRKELQKETFRELREMEMERQARADQEAVEKRRREQEERDKAAERLRREKERLQEERRRQEAKRREEEKAAAGEVKALEEQRKHQLEQERRHWLTVMKVEEKPITGSRFMVRDLKEEQQSRYREAELCRLRKEEDRARSKCLLKAQQRRQIQFNNWAGNQRAGGEPDETDLHPNGRTNTPPSERVGLECEKTPRSSESLLWQKVKLGLGPLLEKYRDELERKREARRLKAEEQYSKWTASKERQHFLSKQFDCYTEGFNMSRNSILKKAFR, from the exons ATGGCTTCAAAACAGCCAAGTCAACTCCACTCCGAAATGGAGAAAGTTAGAAATCTCTGGAAACTGAGCGAAGGcgagagaagaaaagagctCCAGAAAGAGACATTTAGAGAGCTGAGAGAGATGGAAATGGAGCGTCAAGCAAGAGCCGATCAGGAAGCagtggagaagagaaggagggaacaAGAAGAAAGGGACAAAGCAGCTGAAAGATTGCgaagggagaaggagagacttcaggaggagaggaggaggcaggaggccaaacggagggaagaggagaaggcGGCGGCTGGTGAAGTAAAAGCCTTAGAGGAACAGAGAAAGCACCAACTGGAGCAAGAGAGGCGCCATTGGCTGACAGtgatgaaggtggaggagaagcCAATCACAGGGTCCAGATTCATGGTGCGTGACCtgaaagaggagcagcagagtaGGTACAGGGAGGCTGAGCTTTGCCGcctgagaaaagaggaggacagagcCAGGTCTAAGTGCCTGCTGAAGGCCCAGCAGAGAAGACAAATTCAGTTCAACAACTGGGCTGGAAATCAGAGAGCGGGCGGTGAGCCTGATGAAACGGACCTCCACCCAAACGGCCGCACAAACACCCCACCATCTGAGAGAGTCGGCCTCGAGTGTGAAA AAACACCAAGAAGCTCGGAGTCCCTGCTGTGGCAGAAGGTGAAGCTGGGACTGGGACCCTTGTTGGAGAAGTACAGAGATGAgttggagaggaagagggaggctCGCAGGCTTAAAGCTGAGGAGCAGTACTCGAAGTGGACCGCCTCCAAAGAGAGACAGCACTTTCTGTCCAAGCAGTTTGACTGCTACACTGAAGGCTTCAACATGTCCAGAAACAGCATCCTCAAGAAAGCCTTCCGCTAA